The nucleotide window CTATCTCAGCTGGGGTCTCTATCGATGTCAGTTTCACCGGATCCTCTTCTATGACGGCCTGCTCGGCTATCTCAGTCGGAATGTCTGGCACTTTGACAGTCTTCTTCTCCTCAACCACCGGCTGCGGAGGCGCTGCCTTCGGCCCGGCAGCAGGGATATTGTCATAAAGCTGCACATTGGCAAACTCATCCGGATCGAACTGATGTGCGCGTCCCCGCACAGTCGACGCGATGATAATCAGCGCAAAGAAAGCCAGGTGCAGAAGCACCGATATCGCAATATCCTGCGATCTCATTTGGAAGAACCTTCTTCAAACGGCTTGGTCACAAGCCCTACATTCACAATCCCCATCTGCTTCAACCTCGCTACAACGTCAATCACAACTCCATAGTTCACACTTTTGTCTCCACGCAGATAGATAGCGCTAATGTTCTTGCCTTTGATGTGGTCCTTTAGCCTCTTTTCGAGACTATCCGCACGGCAGAAAACGTCATCGATGAAAATCCCACCATTCTTGTTCACCGTGATCACGACGCCTTCTGCGTCGGCAGTGTTATCGACGAATTTCGTTTGAGGCAGCTCGATATCTATGCCTGACTGCAGCAGAGGCGCAGATATCATGAACACGATCAGTAGCACAAGCACGACGTCCACGAGATTCGTGACATTGATCTCGGCCATCATGCGATAGCTACGGCGTCGATTCGGCATTAGAATTCATTCTCCTTCTGGATCGCCGAAAGGAGTTCGAGCGAGAAGTTGCTGAGATCGTCGGCAATG belongs to Candidatus Zixiibacteriota bacterium and includes:
- a CDS encoding biopolymer transporter ExbD, with amino-acid sequence MPNRRRSYRMMAEINVTNLVDVVLVLLIVFMISAPLLQSGIDIELPQTKFVDNTADAEGVVITVNKNGGIFIDDVFCRADSLEKRLKDHIKGKNISAIYLRGDKSVNYGVVIDVVARLKQMGIVNVGLVTKPFEEGSSK